DNA from Diaphorobacter limosus:
GTCGAATGGCGCCACATCGCCCACGCCGTCAGCGCGGACCTGCCGCCACGCGTGCTGCTGCGCACCTATGCGAGCGCGCCCGTCGATCGTTGGGATGCGCAGCTGAGCGCCGTCGCACCCGAGACCCTGGAGCGCCTGGCCGACGCCGGCGTGCTGCTGGTGGGCATAGACACGGCCAGCGTGGACCCGGCTGACAGCCGGGAGCTGCCCAGCCACCAGGTGCTGCGCCGGCGCGGCCTGCGCGTGCTGGAGAACCTGGTGCTGGACGCCGTGCCCGAGGGCGACTACGAGCTCATCGCCCTGCCGCTCAAGCTGACCACGGCCGATGCCTCGCCGGTGCGCGCCGTGCTGCGGGCGCTGGCGTGAGGACTACAAATTTCAAGCGATTTATGGCTCTAGAGTTTACCCATAAAGCACCAGCAGCTATTAAAAAAGAAGCGTTCACGCCGAGGCATGATGCTCAAAGCATGCCTGCAGCCTGTCGCCCCAGGCGCGCTTTTCGGCCTGCGGGGCGAAACTGGCCTCGAAACTGTTGTGCGCCAGCTGCCAGGCATGCCGCGCCGTGAGGATGGGCAGGGCCGCAAAGGTCTGGATGAAGTTGGCGTTGATGTAGCCGCCAAAGTAGGCCGGGTCATCGGAATTGACCGTGGCCACCAGGCCCGCTTCCAGCAGCGCCGGCAGGTTGTGCGCCGCGAGGCTGGGGAACACGCACAGCTTGAGGTTGGACAGCGGGCACACGGTGAGCGGTA
Protein-coding regions in this window:
- the kynB gene encoding arylformamidase; this translates as MSYQPLLWDISAPLHASSPVYPGDTPYEQRWSATIGPDSAVNVSTLTLSPHIGTHADAPLHYDNAGVAIGAVALQAFIGPCRVIHALGCGPLVEWRHIAHAVSADLPPRVLLRTYASAPVDRWDAQLSAVAPETLERLADAGVLLVGIDTASVDPADSRELPSHQVLRRRGLRVLENLVLDAVPEGDYELIALPLKLTTADASPVRAVLRALA